Proteins co-encoded in one Polynucleobacter sp. MG-6-Vaara-E2 genomic window:
- a CDS encoding UDP-glucose/GDP-mannose dehydrogenase family protein — protein sequence MKVTIIGSGYVGLVTGACLAEQGNNVFCLDLDLKKIEILNSGGVPIYEPGLKEMIERNRAAGRLQFSSDIAASVAHGDIQFIAVGTPPDEDGSADLQYVVAAARNIGRHATTPKVIVDKSTVPVGTADKVQAAIIEELEKRKLPLDLCSVVSNPEFLKEGAAVEDFMRPDRIVIGTENTPAGLRAKEQMRKLYAPFNRNHERTYYMDVKSAELTKYAANAMLATRISFMNELANLADLVGADIEHVRQGIGSDSRIGFGFLYPGTGYGGSCFPKDVSALSKTAKEHGRELKILDAVEAVNELQKYTLVHKIDKRFDHDLKGMKFALWGLAFKPNTDDMREAPSRVIIQELVKRGAEVVAYDPVAMPEAQHALALDFKSNPEGLKKVSMTADPMTALEGADALVIVTEWKAFHTPDFDLVMQKLKRPIIFDGRNLYEPASMQELGIEYYGIGRHN from the coding sequence TTGAAAGTTACGATTATCGGCAGTGGTTACGTAGGCTTAGTTACCGGCGCTTGTCTTGCTGAACAAGGCAATAATGTTTTTTGCTTAGATTTGGATCTCAAGAAGATCGAGATTCTGAACTCTGGTGGTGTGCCAATCTATGAGCCAGGCCTTAAAGAAATGATTGAGCGCAATCGTGCCGCCGGTCGCTTGCAGTTTTCTTCCGATATCGCTGCTTCTGTAGCTCATGGGGATATTCAATTTATTGCGGTAGGAACTCCCCCTGATGAGGATGGCTCAGCAGACTTGCAATATGTAGTTGCGGCGGCTCGTAATATTGGGCGTCATGCAACAACGCCAAAGGTGATTGTTGATAAATCTACAGTTCCTGTAGGAACGGCCGATAAGGTTCAGGCAGCCATCATTGAAGAACTTGAAAAAAGAAAGTTACCGTTGGACCTCTGCTCGGTAGTGTCTAATCCAGAGTTCTTAAAAGAGGGGGCTGCTGTAGAAGACTTCATGCGCCCAGACCGTATCGTGATTGGTACAGAAAATACTCCCGCTGGCTTGCGTGCTAAAGAACAAATGCGTAAGTTATATGCCCCATTTAACCGCAATCATGAGCGTACGTATTATATGGACGTGAAGAGCGCAGAGTTAACGAAGTACGCCGCGAATGCGATGTTAGCTACCCGTATTTCGTTTATGAATGAGTTGGCTAATTTAGCCGATCTAGTAGGTGCCGATATTGAGCATGTCCGCCAAGGCATCGGTTCAGATTCTCGTATTGGTTTTGGTTTCTTGTATCCAGGCACGGGTTATGGTGGCTCCTGCTTCCCTAAGGATGTGTCCGCTCTGTCTAAAACTGCCAAGGAGCATGGCAGAGAGCTAAAGATTCTTGATGCTGTAGAGGCGGTGAATGAGTTACAGAAATACACCTTAGTTCATAAGATTGATAAACGCTTTGATCATGATCTTAAGGGCATGAAATTTGCTTTATGGGGCCTAGCCTTTAAACCGAATACCGATGATATGCGTGAAGCACCTAGTCGCGTGATTATTCAAGAATTAGTAAAGCGTGGGGCAGAAGTAGTTGCTTATGATCCGGTCGCTATGCCCGAAGCTCAACATGCACTTGCGCTCGACTTTAAGAGCAACCCAGAGGGTCTAAAAAAGGTTTCGATGACTGCTGACCCCATGACAGCGTTGGAAGGTGCTGATGCCTTGGTGATTGTGACTGAGTGGAAAGCATTTCACACGCCAGATTTTGATCTAGTCATGCAAAAACTCAAGCGACCCATCATCTTTGATGGTCGCAA
- the lapB gene encoding lipopolysaccharide assembly protein LapB, producing the protein MIQMATSWLLLLPVMFGIGWVASRWDLRLENRMDERERMRQQRSTFKGLSLLLNEQPDQAIETLVKIAQLDPETVELHFSLGNLFRRRGETERAIKVHQHLANRDDLKPRDRDHAAYELGRDFLRAGLLDRAEASLNRVGNGKYAVPAKESLLEMYQVERDWKKAIIAATELEGLQGKSHHTEIAQFHCELGQDALRRKDLVDAEHSIARALQAVPNHARALILQGDYLMAVDRPAQAIEAWSLVAASHPAYMHLLADRWMIAHVALGKENEGLDRLCELLKTQASGELLDIVHKQVMKIRGPQAANVMLSEVMQHSPSLSALSKLAETRLALEEGNANPERLSELQSILHLLRQRTTSLARYTCGNCGFRARRFYWQCPGCNNWEAYSPRRSEGVAPSGPSM; encoded by the coding sequence ATGATTCAGATGGCGACTTCTTGGCTGCTGCTTCTGCCGGTTATGTTTGGCATTGGCTGGGTGGCATCACGTTGGGATTTGCGTCTTGAGAATCGCATGGATGAGCGTGAGCGTATGCGTCAACAGCGCTCTACTTTTAAAGGTCTTAGCCTCTTATTAAACGAGCAACCTGATCAAGCGATAGAAACGCTTGTGAAGATTGCGCAACTGGATCCAGAGACCGTTGAACTTCATTTCTCACTCGGCAACTTGTTCCGTCGTCGCGGTGAAACTGAGCGCGCTATTAAAGTGCACCAGCATTTAGCCAATCGCGATGACTTAAAGCCTCGTGATCGTGATCACGCTGCCTATGAGCTGGGTCGAGATTTCTTACGTGCTGGTTTATTAGATCGCGCCGAAGCATCGCTTAATCGTGTGGGTAATGGTAAGTATGCTGTTCCAGCAAAGGAAAGTTTGCTGGAGATGTATCAAGTTGAGCGTGATTGGAAAAAAGCGATCATCGCTGCAACTGAGCTTGAAGGTCTACAAGGTAAATCGCATCATACTGAGATTGCTCAGTTTCATTGTGAATTGGGTCAAGATGCATTACGTCGTAAAGACCTAGTAGATGCGGAGCATTCAATTGCACGAGCTTTGCAGGCGGTACCTAATCATGCCCGCGCACTAATTTTGCAAGGCGATTATTTAATGGCAGTAGATCGACCAGCGCAAGCGATTGAAGCCTGGAGTTTGGTTGCTGCATCCCATCCTGCTTACATGCATTTATTGGCTGATCGCTGGATGATTGCTCATGTAGCGCTAGGCAAAGAGAATGAAGGACTAGACCGTCTTTGTGAGTTACTCAAGACCCAAGCATCTGGTGAGTTGCTAGATATTGTTCACAAGCAGGTCATGAAAATTCGTGGACCACAAGCTGCTAATGTCATGCTTTCTGAAGTGATGCAACACTCACCAAGTTTGAGCGCACTTTCAAAGCTAGCAGAGACTCGTTTGGCGTTAGAAGAAGGTAACGCTAATCCTGAGAGGCTTTCTGAGTTGCAATCCATTCTGCATCTCTTGCGCCAGCGTACTACGAGCTTGGCTCGTTATACCTGTGGTAATTGTGGTTTCCGTGCGCGCCGTTTTTATTGGCAGTGTCCTGGTTGTAATAATTGGGAGGCATACTCCCCAAGACGTTCTGAAGGTGTCGCCCCTAGCGGCCCTTCCATGTAA
- the rpsA gene encoding 30S ribosomal protein S1: MSESFAELFEESLTRSNMKTGQVISAEVLRIDHNFVVVNAGLKSEAFIPVEEFHNDAGEIEVAPGDFVSVAIDALENGYGDTILSRDKAKRLASWLNLEKALEQAEIVTGTVTGKVKGGLTVMVNGIRAFLPGSLVDTRPIKDTSPYEGKTMEFKVIKLDRKRNNVVLSRRAVVEASQGEERAKLMSNLKEGAVVTGLVKNITDYGAFVDLGGIDGLLHITDLAWRRVRHPSEMLTVGQEVTAKILKFDQEKNRVSLGVKQLGDDPWVGIARRYPPNTRLFGKVTNLTDYGAFVEIESGIEGLVHVSEMDWTNKNVAPSKATALGTEVEVMVLDIDEDKRRISLGIKQCKANPWEEFARSQQNGDKLSGAIKSITDFGVFIGLPGGIDGLVHLSDLSWNEPGEEAVKKYKKGDEVEATVLAIDVEKERISLGIKQLSGDPFNNYTSVNDKGALVTGTVKAVDAKGATIHLADEVEAYLRASEISTDRVEDARNVLKEGDSVTAMIINIDRKSRVINLSIKAKDSSDQQDAMNKLQGDAQSGTTNLGALLKAKLDNQG; the protein is encoded by the coding sequence ATGTCTGAATCATTTGCAGAATTATTTGAAGAATCATTAACCCGATCGAATATGAAGACCGGCCAAGTTATTTCGGCTGAAGTTCTTCGCATCGACCATAACTTCGTCGTTGTTAACGCTGGCTTAAAGTCTGAAGCGTTTATTCCTGTTGAAGAATTCCATAACGACGCTGGCGAGATTGAAGTAGCTCCCGGCGATTTCGTTTCTGTTGCTATTGACGCCCTCGAAAATGGCTATGGCGACACCATCCTCTCCCGTGACAAAGCGAAGCGCTTGGCATCATGGTTGAATTTGGAAAAAGCTCTTGAGCAAGCTGAGATCGTTACCGGTACTGTTACCGGTAAGGTTAAAGGTGGCTTGACTGTGATGGTTAACGGTATCCGCGCATTCTTGCCAGGATCACTCGTTGATACACGCCCAATTAAAGACACCAGCCCTTACGAAGGTAAGACGATGGAGTTTAAGGTTATCAAGCTCGACCGTAAGCGTAACAACGTAGTGTTGTCACGTCGTGCAGTTGTAGAAGCTAGCCAAGGTGAAGAGCGTGCTAAGTTGATGTCTAACCTTAAAGAGGGTGCAGTAGTAACTGGTCTCGTTAAGAACATCACTGATTACGGCGCATTCGTTGACCTCGGTGGTATCGATGGCCTCTTGCACATTACCGATTTGGCATGGCGTCGTGTGCGTCACCCAAGCGAGATGTTGACTGTTGGTCAAGAAGTTACCGCTAAGATTTTGAAGTTCGATCAAGAGAAGAACCGTGTTTCGCTCGGCGTGAAACAACTTGGTGATGATCCATGGGTTGGTATCGCACGTCGTTACCCACCAAATACGCGTTTATTCGGCAAAGTAACCAACTTGACTGATTACGGCGCGTTCGTTGAAATCGAATCTGGTATCGAAGGTTTGGTACACGTTTCTGAAATGGATTGGACTAACAAGAACGTTGCTCCAAGCAAAGCTACTGCATTGGGCACCGAAGTTGAAGTGATGGTTCTTGATATTGATGAAGATAAGCGTCGTATTAGCTTGGGCATCAAGCAGTGCAAAGCAAATCCATGGGAAGAGTTTGCACGTTCACAACAAAACGGTGACAAGCTATCTGGTGCCATCAAGTCTATTACTGACTTCGGTGTGTTCATCGGCTTGCCTGGCGGCATTGATGGTTTGGTTCATCTCTCAGACCTCTCATGGAATGAGCCTGGTGAAGAGGCTGTTAAGAAATACAAAAAAGGTGATGAAGTTGAAGCCACTGTATTGGCAATCGATGTTGAGAAAGAGCGTATCTCTCTCGGTATCAAGCAATTGTCTGGCGATCCATTCAACAACTACACATCCGTTAACGATAAAGGTGCTTTAGTTACCGGCACTGTTAAAGCGGTTGATGCCAAGGGTGCAACAATTCACTTGGCTGATGAAGTTGAAGCTTACTTGCGCGCTTCCGAGATCTCAACAGATCGTGTTGAAGATGCACGCAATGTTTTGAAAGAAGGCGATAGCGTTACAGCGATGATCATCAACATTGATCGTAAGTCACGCGTTATCAATCTTTCAATCAAAGCAAAAGACAGCTCTGACCAACAAGATGCAATGAACAAGCTCCAGGGTGATGCGCAGTCTGGCACAACCAATTTGGGCGCTTTGTTGAAAGCAAAATTGGATAATCAAGGCTAA
- the cmk gene encoding (d)CMP kinase, producing the protein MSNFPVIAIDGPTASGKGTVASLVAEKLGFHYLDSGALYRLVALASEKQGIDVKNGSELGLLVPKLLISFKNGQIFLSGEDVTDAIRTENIGLRASALAVHPEVRAALVGLQRSFRQFPGLVADGRDMASVIFPDAVLKVFLTATAAARAERRYKQLIAKGISAKLSDLLQDLQERDARDSSRGAAPLLVAEGAKVLETSDLSIDQAVKTVLDWYQSAIV; encoded by the coding sequence ATGAGTAATTTCCCGGTGATCGCAATTGATGGGCCCACTGCCTCAGGCAAAGGAACTGTTGCCTCTTTGGTTGCTGAAAAATTAGGCTTTCATTATTTGGATAGCGGGGCACTCTATCGCCTCGTTGCTCTCGCTAGTGAAAAACAGGGTATTGACGTCAAAAATGGCTCAGAATTGGGTCTTTTGGTACCTAAGTTATTGATTTCATTCAAAAATGGTCAGATCTTTCTGAGTGGTGAGGATGTCACAGATGCTATCCGCACAGAAAATATCGGCTTAAGAGCTTCTGCTTTAGCGGTTCACCCCGAGGTGAGGGCTGCTTTGGTGGGGCTACAGCGCAGTTTTCGCCAATTCCCAGGGCTAGTGGCTGACGGTAGAGATATGGCTAGTGTCATATTCCCAGACGCTGTTTTGAAGGTTTTTCTCACAGCAACGGCTGCCGCCAGAGCTGAACGTCGCTATAAGCAATTGATAGCTAAGGGAATTTCTGCTAAACTTTCCGACTTACTGCAAGATTTGCAGGAGCGGGATGCCAGAGATAGCAGTAGAGGTGCAGCCCCCCTGTTAGTAGCAGAAGGAGCAAAAGTGCTTGAAACATCAGATCTTTCGATAGATCAGGCAGTTAAGACGGTTTTAGATTGGTATCAATCTGCAATTGTTTAG